From Hippoglossus stenolepis isolate QCI-W04-F060 chromosome 19, HSTE1.2, whole genome shotgun sequence, the proteins below share one genomic window:
- the LOC118098425 gene encoding oxygen-regulated protein 1-like: MNQTGLRRIPPDQSSGSGHTFGTPRHPRIKDPILSKRVCFYKSGDPQFSGLRMVINNRTFKTFDALLDSLSKKVPLPFGVRNITTPRGIHAIYTLDELEDGKSYICSDRRKVTPINLALARKKLPPWYHARPATARRRVVQQARSFPGRNVHRQEPVVVRTPKKLLVFCNGEPTLKRKVVLHKRTSANFESILEYISELMQFHVVKLHTPDGRRVDGLPGLILCSGTVVAAGREPFKSANYTSQKSPAPTQFSNNRKRQRRSKSLNRKKKSRSYHSSKSRNFSLSSERYIVNRIHNSMAGSSYDGRLPTNPSNSLELESVAGTDGAEGQGCLPPADDDIEKSFRVNQDGSMTVEMKVRLTLKEEETIHWTTTLSRSNVASELNGSCLPEPVADEEICSPASDPVDLQTAASSIDSINKDKTKDNNDEDPPSPSNGAFNRSRKEEDITKVQTHMLSPTRAPTPGYKEIRKKQASVESVISMTADGIQEGVVGSYSYKEQTENRAMTEQYCVVKQTNTRPVPKPRRLGDVDNSNIKSRNISSFKSSEILQIESSGEEVTETVLHIYEQQMCQDNFLANICAHDIPPYGRPATSETGQFSSNNEFDPEFWRPSTASESISIWKTENMSLTSDLTLSSLKTGATQATNNQQQLSKSTRGKDKPEQRELNKGKRKPKAGKKRARRLLTPGKRQKQNSSGFTEMRGKAKTFSSAGFIKRVYGNKSKSPKNKTKATKRATQNGDGSVTTKSSQSTDATIKWNLKIPNVPSPPKENQSETVSIEASRLDISSTEVSPPRGALTRQTSVHQEKKNENKPCDISKSKTLSSSGTNEYVQKWLEKAHINATSGPDEDGKKSEAHIRNQDSESGYNQGLVEEKSEIQPSQFLRSEPLRTSVKLRVKCFENQLSNPSGEKAATQRREEIAPCNSTTTSTKNCTSVAQRNTGEVSPLVNGTCSERNPSPIKISLQKATPYSTISMELLPPPPPPDELAELNAECCMMDVSSAASSPLYRLSSVSSQMSDNHPLSISPTSDKASSPTGRTMETVQGDAPSALRELARAPSVKRAPLVSNLSLERQMSLRKASLSKYTSCAEDTTASNTAGDDANTVLPNGLCSTGTHLPLVKTQKSNSSSDLKNSPSLCTSASSTSLTSGERMSSCSISLSETPTPSDAQFTETKPAKTAQKEAASPKPLVKKVKIITSPSQNRKSQSKKLPFDSSHDSPQLSSSLREQHSNKTMSPNIKKRESSPAPSPSPERRKMLHKAKLQKRPSPYSQSLVMVSPPVTNMSNKKKLSRNLSTDYASEPENNTKRKTSSRRKRHQTSQAINSAAEQDETPTTLETNQTERKKTDQEKSVTQTQLPQLNIANQPNTRPVLEQICRSIKSIRQITQNQHSSCVEKSNSPPDFSSHVASTFGSSSKALLAFLSIMTLNEGINISDRDQLNANVSCAEALKMIDSLREIANIEDSQKIKASLCNLQRSTSQQLLQSWRGFQELSDKCKSCSLTPNDSQELIVNKVIDQIIDNLDIPKKLKEELMSLSERVDEGSMSTRFIEKAELSQKENRDSKMSHCSGEAASVSEDEKTNVDVRSMIKKFANVNQPKQSEMHDIPLRTESLKHKPPAELKDKQVTEETQLHRHIEDKLSQETANMSISSTKTPEVARRKLQMQSEGSTSIPESGHTTDEESGAGEEGRNASSISKDEESCRQSLCSSDAGEGHSCLDEEEQTQQSSNYYVELSVRKESVSSPDSRNLRLSEEERPEEPEIQNPRQGTEISVDESAGYSDADEPTTSEEEQLEFERNELKVRSEESLSGIEEEKESIDEEAQLNYRPDPEEVKWNKLQALIGEVEEISSEDEDPKNDHSSLLNSDSLAERERFSADEHGRCEEQVEMEQANTAREQIRSSSEEELSFCEKESSSEKEEHRETPVAKDRMVVEKVKLESEEIISQSVAERIILLEKQVADAQKRKSVAESPALKHVPQRNVHLESDVEESPSESLCTRSAPQSSLSFSYDSSGVITTEPEGNRVRSIREMFLAKSATDNRQGRQRFQSPNPSDLSELRADTSTSAGYQSQTSIELSSGEDDSARKSITKGFVRRTIERLYGKKDPEEKASERPPSAPKQKKKEHSSIFSPFHSARTKAMTELSYFNSTNVLDSLTEATGCIAFNAQVGPGDSVPNDNGPWLLRENTLIRKSVSEPVAINKILANTPPDEEMCEGREQNAPNPLDSTTSEPEDKIKSLSRKCTYFSLPHASDSDVCQDDTRPASKNSVSGDSIAIDTSENAKTWGERNGILPAGGITDFRMMDNKVHPLPEVPSDGEVVVVQPGRGQGVMNRRLQEPDVLDLLYNFCGEHCPIL; encoded by the exons ATGAACCAGACGGGACTCCGGAGGATCCCCCCTGACCAGTCGTCAGGGAGTGGCCACACCTTCGGCACCCCCCGCCACCCACGCATCAAAGACCCCATTCTTTCAAAGAGGGTTTGCTTCTACAAAAGCGGAGATCCTCAGTTCAGTGGTCTGCGCATGGTCATCAACAACCGGACCTTCAAAACCTTTGATGCACTCTTGGACAGTCTCTCTAAAAAAGTCCCCCTTCCGTTTGGGGTGAGAAACATCACCACCCCTCGGGGGATTCATGCCATCTACACGTTGGACGAACTAGAGGATGGGAAGTCCTACATCTGCTCTGACAGGCGGAAGGTAACGCCCATCAACCTGGCACTGGCCAGGAAGAAGCTGCCGCCATGGTACCACGCCAGGCCCGCTACTGCCCGCCGCCGGGTCGTGCAGCAGGCCAGGAGTTTCCCCGGCCGCAACGTCCACAGGCAGGAGCCGGTGGTTGTGCGAACGCCAAAGAAGCTGCTGGTCTTTTGCAATGGAGAGCCCACTTTAAAACGCAAGGTGGTGCTTCACAAGAGGACTTCGGCTAATTTTGAGTCCATCCTGGAATACATCTCGGAGCTGATGCAGTTCCACGTGGTGAAACTTCACACACCGGATGGCAGACGT GTTGACGGTCTTCCCGGCCTGATATTGTGCTCTGGGACGGTCGTGGCTGCAGGCAGGGAACCTTTCAAATCTGCAAACTACACCTCCCAGAAATCACCAGCCCCCACTCAGTTCTCCAACAAccgaaagagacagagaagatcAAAGTCTTTAAACC GTAAAAAGAAGTCCCGCTCATATCATAGTTCAAAGTCGAGGAATTTCTCCCTATCGTCTGAGAGGTACATCGTGAATCGGATCCATAACTCCATGGCAGGGAGTTCCTATGACGGCCGCCTACCCACTAACCCCTCAAACTCCCTGGAGCTGGAGTCCGTAGCAGGAACAGATGGAGCGGAGGGGCAGGGCTGCCTGCCTCCCGCTGATGATGACATCGAGAAGTCTTTCCGGGTGAACCAGGACGGCAGCATGACAGTTGAGATGAAGGTACGCCTAACACTCAAGGAGGAGGAAACCATCCACTGGACGACAACTCTTTCACGCTCAAATGTCGCCAGTGAGCTTAATGGGAGCTGTTTACCGGAGCCTGTGGCAGACGAGGAGATCTGCTCGCCTGCATCAGATCCAGTGGAtttacaaactgcagcttcctccATTGACAGCATCAACAAGGACAAAACCAAAGACAATAACGATGAGGATCCGCCATCGCCGAGCAATGGAGCTTTCAATAGGAGCAGAAAAGAAGAGGATATCACCAAAGTACAGACGCACATGTTGTCACCTACCAGAGCTCCTACACCAGGGTACAAGGAAATTAGAAAAAAGCAAGCCTCTGTGGAGAGCGTCATATCCATGACGGCTGACGGTATTCAGGAGGGCGTGGTTGGCTCCTACTCCTACAAGGAACAGACGGAGAATAGGGCCATGACAGAGCAGTACTGTGTGGTCAAACAGACCAACACAAGACCGGTACCCAAACCGAGAAGACTCGGCGATGTGGACAACAGCAACATAAAAAGCAGGAATATATCCTCATTCAAATCATCGGAGATCCTACAGATTGAATCCAGCGGCGAGGAGGTCACAGAAACTGTCTTGCACATATATGAACAGCAGATGTGTCAGGATAATTTCCTTGCAAACATCTGTGCACATGATATTCCACCTTACGGGAGGCCAGCGACTTCAGAAACAGGACAGTTCTCCTCCAATAACGAGTTTGATCCGGAGTTCTGGAGACCTTCGACAGCATCTGAGTCCATTAGCATCTGGAAGACGGAGAACATGTCTCTAACATCGGATTTGACTTTGTCATCACTTAAGACGGGTGCGACTCAAGCAACAAATAATCAACAACAGCTGTCAAAGTCAACGAGAGGCAAAGACAAGCCCGAACAAAGGGAGCTCAATAAGGGGAAGAGGAAACCCAAAGCGGGCAAAAAACGAGCTCGGCGGCTGTTGACACCcgggaaaaggcaaaaacagaatTCTTCAGGATTTACCGAGATGCGTGGGAAAGCGAAAACCTTCTCCAGCGCCGGGTTCATCAAGAGAGTTTACGGGAATAAATCAAAATCaccaaaaaacaagacaaaggcTACAAAGAGAGCAACGCAAAATGGGGACGGGAGTGTTACAACAAAGAGCTCACAATCGACAGATGCCACGATAAAATGGAACCTAAAAATTCCAAATGTACCATCGCCCCCGAAAGAAAATCAGAGTGAGACAGTTTCTATAGAAGCAAGCCGGCTTGATATTTCTTCTACTGAAGTGAGCCCACCGAGGGGAGCACTAACGCGGCAGACATCGGTGCACcaggagaaaaagaatgaaaacaagccCTGTGACATCAGCAAAAGCAAAACACTGTCCAGCTCCGGGACAAATGAATATGTACAGAAGTGGCTGGAGAAAGCTCACATTAACGCCACTTCCGGCCCAGATGAGGATGGTAAAAAATCAGAAGCACATATCAGGAATCAGGACTCAGAGTCAGGATACAATCAGGGGTTGGTCGAGGAGAAATCTGAAATACAACCGAGTCAATTCCTCAGATCTGAACCGTTGAGAACATCCGTCAAACTGAGGGTCAAGTGTTTTGAAAACCAATTATCAAATCCGTCGGGGGAGAAAGCAGCGACTCAGCGGAGAGAGGAAATTGCTCCTTGTAATTCCACCACTACAAGTACAAAGAACTGCACCAGTGTAGCTCAAAGGAACACAGGAGAAGTAAGCCCCCTCGTGAATGGCACCTGCAGTGAAAGGAATCCAAGCCCAATCAAAATCTCTTTGCAGAAAGCAACACCTTACAGTACAATCTCAATGGAGCTACTGCCGCCACCACCCCCGCCCGATGAGTTAGCAGAGCTGAACGCTGAATGTTGCATGATGGATGTATCGTCAGCGGCCAGCAGCCCCTTGTACCGACTCTCATCAGTGAGCAGTCAAATGTCAGATAATCATCCATTGTCCATAAGTCCTACATCTGACAAGGCCTCGTCACCCACAGGCCGCACAATGGAAACAGTTCAGGGCGACGCTCCTTCCGCGCTGAGAGAATTAGCAAGAGCTCCATCAGTTAAAAGAGCCCCTCTGGTCAGCAATCTGTCCCTTGAAAGGCAAATGTCTCTCAGGAAAGCTTCTCTGAGCAAATATACTTCATGTGCTGAGGACACAACAGCATCCAACACCGCGGGGGATGATGCCAACACCGTGCTGCCAAATGGCCTCTGTTCAACAGGGACTCACCTGCCGCTGGTAAAGACCCagaaatcaaacagcagctcgGATCTGAAAAACAGCCCATCGCTCTGTACCTCCGCATCTTCCACTAGTTTGACATCCGGAGAGAGAATGTCATCATGCAGCATTTCACTGAGTGAGACGCCGACGCCGAGTGATGCTCAATTCACAGAAACGAAACCGGCAAAGACGGCTCAGAAAGAAGCAGCATCTCCTAAACCACTggtgaaaaaagtgaaaataataacCAGCCCATCTCAAAACAGAAAATCCCAAAGCAAGAAGTTACCTTTTGACTCTTCTCATGATTCTCCAcagttatcatcatcattacgtGAGCAGCATTCGAACAAAACTATGTCACCAAATATCAAAAAACGAGAATCCTCCCCCGCTCCTAGCCCGTCTCCTGAGAGAAGGAAGATGCTTCACAAAGCCAAGCTGCAAAAGAGGCCATCTCCATATTCTCAGTCTCTGGTCATGGTTTCCCCGCCTGTcacaaacatgtcaaataaaaagaagctCTCCAGAAACCTTTCCACGGATTACGCATCCGAgcctgaaaacaacacaaaaaggaaaacgtCGTCCAGACGAAAACGCCACCAAACGTCGCAGGCGATAAACTCCGCAGCTGAACAGGACGAAACACCGACCACGCTGGAAACAAACCagactgagagaaaaaagacagatcAAGAGAAATCTGTGACACAAACTCAGTTGCCACAGTTAAACATTGCAAACCAACCAAACACGAGACCTGTGCTGGAGCAGATTTGCCGCTCAATAAAATCAATCAGACAAATCACACAGAACCAACACTCCTCCTGTGTGGAGAAGTCCAACAGCCCGCCCGACTTCTCCTCTCACGTAGCCTCCACGTTTGGCTCCTCATCCAAAGCTCTCCTTGCTTTCCTGTCCATCATGACCCTAAATGAAGGAATAAATATCTCTGACAGGGACCAGCTGAACGCAAACGTCAGCTGTGCCGAGGCTTTAAAAATGATCGACTCCCTCCGAGAGATTGCCAATATCGAGGATTCCCAAAAGATAAAGGCTAGTTTGTGCAATTTGCAGAGGTCGACTTCACAGCAGCTCCTGCAAAGCTGGAGGGGCTTTCAGGAACTCAGCGACAAATGCAAGAGTTGCAGCTTGACTCCAAATGATTCACAAGAGCTCATAGTAAACAAGGTCATAGATCAGATCATAGACAACCTCGACATACCCAAGAAGCTCAAAGAGGAATTAATGTCTCTTTCCGAGAGAGTTGATGAAGGAAGTATGTCGACCAGGTTCATAGAAAAAGCTGAACtgtcacaaaaagaaaacagagattcTAAAATGTCTCACTGCTCCGGAGAAGCAGCTAGTGTTAGTGAAGATGAGAAAACTAATGTCGATGTGAGGTCCATGATTAAGAAATTCGCAAATGTTAACCAGCCAAAACAATCTGAAATGCACGATATTCCTCTGAGAACAGAATCACTGAAACATAAACCACCAGCGGAACTTAAAGATAAGCAGGTAACTGAGGAAACGCAGCTTCACAGGCACATTGAAGACAAACTAAGTCAGGAAACGGCAAACATgagcatcagcagcacaaaaacCCCTGAGGTAGCGCGTAGGAAGCTGCAGATGCAAAGTGAGGGGAGCACGAGTATCCCAGAGAGTGGGCACACTACTGATGAAGAgtcaggagcaggtgaggaaGGGCGGAACGCATCAAGTATCAGTAAAGATGAAGAGAGCTGTAGGCAAAGTTTGTGTAGCTCAGACGCAGGTGAAGGACATAGCTGCTTAGACGAGGAAGAGCAAACTCAACAGAGCTCTAATTACTATGTAGAGCTAAGTGTTAGGAAGGAGAGCGTCTCCAGTCCAGATAGTAGGAACCTAAGGTTGTCAGAGGAAGAACGACCAGAGGAACCAGAGATTCAAAACCCTCGTCAGGGAACGGAAATCAGTGTTGACGAAAGTGCAGGTTACTCAGATGCAGACGAGCCAACGACGtcagaggaagagcagctggAGTTTGAACGCAATGAATTAAAGGTTAGAAGTGAGGAAAGTTTGTCGGGTAttgaggaagagaaggagagtaTTGACGAGGAGGCTCAACTTAATTATCGGCCAGATCCTGAGGAAGTTAAATGGAACAAGCTACAGGCTTTGATAGGGGAAGTTGAGGAGATTAGCTCAGAGGATGAGGACCCCAAAAATGACCACAGCAGCTTGTTAAACTCTGACAGTTTAGCCGAGCGTGAGAGATTTAGTGCAGATGAGCACGGCAGGTGCGAAGAGCAAGTAGAGATGGAGCAAGCAAATACTGCACGTGAGCAAATCAGGAGCTCAAGTGAAGAGGAACTAAGCTTCTGTGAGAAAGAGTCCAGCTCAGAGAAGGAAGAACATCGGGAAACTCCTGTAGCAAAGGATAGAATGGTTGTGGAAAAAGTCAAACTTGAGTCTGAGGAAATCATTTCCCAGTCTGTTGCAGAGAGGATAATCCTCCTGGAAAAGCAAGTTGCAGATGCACAGAAGAGGAAAAGTGTGGCAGagagtcctgctctcaaacatGTTCCTCAAAGAAATGTCCACCTGGAGTCGGACGTTGAAGAATCACCATCTGAATCTCTCTGCACCCGATCAGCCCCTCAGTCGTCTTTGTCTTTCAGCTACGATTCCAGCGGCGTCATCACCACGGAGCCCGAGGGCAACCGGGTCAGATCCATCAGGGAAATGTTCTTAGCAAAGAGCGCCACGGACAATCGGCAAGGACGGCAACGTTTCCAGAGCCCAAACCCATCAGATCTGTCCGAGCTAAGAGCGGACACATCAACGAGCGCCGGCTATCAGTCTCAGACTTCAATCGAGCTGTCCAGTGGTGAAGATGACTCGGCACGGAAATCTATCACGAAAGGCTTTGTGAGGAGAACAATCGAGAGGCTTTATGGCAAGAAAGATCCTGAGGAGAAGGCTAGCGAGAGACCACCATCTGCCCcgaaacagaaaaagaaagagcatTCAAgcattttctctcccttccaCTCAGCGCGGACCAAAGCCATGACTGAGTTGTCTTATTTCAATTCCACCAACGTCCTGGACTCCTTGACCGAAGCGACGGGATGCATTGCTTTCAATGCACAAGTTGGGCCTGGAGACAGTGTTCCCAATGATAATGGACCATGGCTCCTCAGAGAGAACACGCTGATCAGAAAATCTGTTTCAGAGCCGGTGGCGATAAACAAAATACTCGCCAACACTCCACCGGACGAGGAAATGTGTGAGGGCAGAGAACAGAACGCCCCGAACCCACTCGACAGCACGACGTCCGAACCGGAGGACAAGATAAAGTCACTGTCGAGGAAGTGCACCTACTTTTCTCTGCCGCACGCCAGCGACTCAGATGTGTGTCAGGACGACACGAGGCCGGCGAGTAAGAACAGCGTGAGCGGTGACAGCATCGCAATAGACACCTCGGAGAACGCCAAAACATGGGGGGAGAGGAACGGCATCCTCCCCGCTGGTGGCATTACAGACTTTAGAATGATGGACAACAAAGTTCACCCACTGCCAGAGGTTCCATCTGACGGTGAGGTCGTAGTGGTGCAGCCTGGGAGAGGTCAGGGGGTCATGAACAGGAGGCTTCAGGAGCCTGATGTGTTGGACTTGCTGTATAATTTCTGTGGTGAGCACTGTCCCATCCTGTGA